In Desulforegulaceae bacterium, the following are encoded in one genomic region:
- the tpx gene encoding thiol peroxidase — translation MQERTGLTAIEGNPLTLIGPELKIGEKAPEFNVTGNEMNNVSLSDFKEKVLVISAVPSLDTPVCDIETQRFNSEAGKLNNDIKILTISMDLPFAQKRWCGANNIDKVITLSDHKEASFGMAFGVLIKELRLLARAVFVLDKHRIIQNMVILDEVTKEPDYNQIIQSVKKLI, via the coding sequence ATGCAGGAAAGAACCGGTTTAACAGCAATAGAAGGAAATCCGCTTACACTTATTGGCCCGGAACTTAAAATTGGCGAAAAAGCTCCAGAGTTCAATGTTACGGGCAATGAAATGAACAATGTATCTTTAAGTGATTTTAAGGAAAAAGTTCTTGTCATATCAGCAGTGCCATCACTTGACACACCTGTTTGCGATATTGAAACACAAAGATTTAATTCTGAAGCTGGAAAACTTAATAATGATATAAAAATTCTTACAATCAGTATGGATCTTCCATTTGCCCAGAAAAGATGGTGCGGAGCCAACAATATTGACAAAGTCATCACTCTCTCCGATCATAAGGAAGCTTCTTTTGGAATGGCTTTTGGAGTTCTTATAAAAGAACTCAGGCTTTTAGCAAGAGCTGTTTTTGTTCTTGATAAACATAGAATTATTCAAAACATGGTAATCCTTGATGAAGTAACTAAAGAACCTGACTACAACCAGATAATCCAATCTGTAAAAAAACTAATTTAA
- a CDS encoding zinc ribbon domain-containing protein has protein sequence MPIYEYGCKNCGKVDEVIHGFSEEGPQTCRFCGKGPVKKLISRSSFHLKGTGWYVTDYADKKTSAEKNNSPTPDSVPAGNLANNPASGPEE, from the coding sequence ATGCCCATTTATGAGTATGGATGTAAAAATTGCGGTAAAGTTGATGAAGTTATTCATGGTTTTTCCGAAGAAGGTCCGCAAACATGCAGGTTTTGCGGAAAAGGGCCTGTTAAAAAACTTATTTCAAGAAGCAGTTTTCACCTTAAGGGAACCGGTTGGTATGTAACAGATTATGCAGATAAAAAAACTTCTGCAGAAAAAAACAATAGTCCAACCCCAGATTCTGTTCCCGCGGGGAATCTGGCAAATAATCCGGCTTCAGGGCCTGAAGAATAA
- the groES gene encoding co-chaperone GroES, which yields MNIKPLQDRVVVKRTEEPTKTKGGIIIPDTAKEKPSEGEVVAVGNGRVTNEGKIIPMELKVGDKVLFSKYGGHELKLDGEEYIIMGQDDIYAVVE from the coding sequence ATGAACATTAAGCCTCTTCAAGATCGTGTTGTTGTAAAAAGAACGGAAGAGCCCACAAAAACAAAGGGTGGAATTATTATCCCTGACACAGCAAAAGAAAAGCCTTCTGAAGGAGAAGTTGTAGCTGTTGGAAATGGAAGAGTTACCAATGAAGGCAAAATAATACCTATGGAACTTAAAGTAGGAGATAAAGTTTTATTCAGCAAGTACGGCGGACATGAACTTAAGCTTGACGGTGAAGAATATATCATAATGGGTCAGGATGATATCTACGCAGTTGTAGAATAA
- a CDS encoding RecQ family ATP-dependent DNA helicase, which translates to MEDSLLSFSIFQDQINAFCLKKKTNPKLLSFYSFAFKDVLIRGNENSFKGIFDLFSSMAPEVVNEIKAIEIFKSLSHGKICVNGLEKIEENYFYNKIKKPILSYLLSWILVSGGNSVLPSWVKFEFPEIAELIRTLRFYCGNENCSYCKENNNSKKLLKKYFGFGSYRTLSDKRELQKQIVDANLEEISILGILPTGGGKSICYQIPALHRFERLGDLTIVISPLKALMKDQVDNLNKNTNTVCADTINGSLTLPERGAVMERVRLGYSGLLYISPEQLRNKSIVSLLESRDIGCFVFDEAHCISKWGHDFRPDYLYVSEFINKYCTKMNRNPFVCAYTATAKMDVVEEIKSHFMEALGIDIQVFAGGVARENLLYSVWPVNSSVKNDIIFSILNDKLKENGGAGIVYCLTRKGTEFLSSFLNSKGLESQHFHAGLLEPQKRNIQDDFIDGKIPAICATNAFGMGISDIF; encoded by the coding sequence GTGGAAGATTCTTTATTGTCTTTTTCAATTTTTCAAGATCAGATAAATGCTTTTTGTTTAAAGAAAAAAACAAATCCAAAGCTTTTGTCATTTTATTCATTTGCTTTTAAAGATGTTTTAATAAGAGGAAATGAAAATAGTTTTAAGGGTATTTTTGATTTGTTTTCAAGTATGGCTCCGGAAGTTGTAAATGAAATAAAGGCAATAGAAATTTTTAAAAGTCTTTCCCATGGAAAAATTTGTGTTAATGGGTTGGAAAAAATAGAAGAAAATTATTTTTACAATAAAATTAAAAAACCCATTCTTTCATATCTCCTTTCATGGATTCTTGTATCAGGGGGAAATTCTGTTCTTCCTTCCTGGGTAAAATTTGAGTTTCCAGAAATTGCAGAATTAATAAGAACTTTAAGGTTTTATTGTGGTAATGAGAATTGCTCTTATTGTAAAGAAAATAATAATTCTAAAAAATTACTTAAAAAATATTTTGGATTTGGAAGTTATAGAACTCTTTCTGACAAAAGAGAGCTTCAAAAACAAATAGTTGATGCAAATTTAGAAGAAATCTCTATCCTTGGAATCCTCCCCACCGGAGGAGGGAAATCTATCTGCTATCAGATTCCGGCCCTTCACAGGTTTGAAAGGCTTGGAGATCTGACAATTGTAATTTCTCCTTTAAAAGCTCTTATGAAAGATCAGGTTGATAATTTAAACAAAAACACCAATACAGTTTGTGCCGATACAATAAACGGAAGCCTTACTCTGCCAGAGCGAGGTGCTGTAATGGAAAGGGTAAGACTTGGTTATTCAGGACTTTTATATATTTCCCCTGAACAGCTTAGAAATAAAAGCATTGTGTCACTTCTTGAATCAAGAGATATTGGATGTTTTGTTTTTGATGAAGCCCATTGTATTTCAAAATGGGGACATGATTTCAGACCTGATTACCTTTATGTTTCAGAATTTATAAATAAATACTGTACAAAAATGAATAGAAACCCTTTTGTCTGTGCCTATACTGCCACTGCAAAAATGGATGTGGTAGAAGAGATAAAATCACATTTCATGGAAGCTCTTGGAATTGATATTCAAGTATTTGCAGGAGGTGTAGCAAGGGAGAATCTATTATATTCTGTGTGGCCTGTGAATTCATCAGTTAAAAATGATATAATATTTAGTATTCTCAATGATAAGCTTAAAGAAAATGGCGGTGCTGGAATAGTTTATTGTTTAACTCGTAAAGGGACAGAATTTTTAAGCTCATTTTTAAATTCAAAGGGACTTGAATCTCAACATTTTCATGCAGGTCTTTTAGAACCTCAAAAAAGAAATATCCAAGATGATTTTATAGATGGTAAAATTCCAGCTATTTGTGCAACCAATGCTTTTGGTATGGGAATTTCAGATATTTTTTGA
- a CDS encoding MerR family DNA-binding transcriptional regulator: MKKKKYSISELASELEISPSSIRFYEEKGIISPERTKGNQRIYSLKDRARLKLVLRGKRFGFSLSEISEMIGFADSEPEEKKQIQRSLEYAEKKLKEISQRKDELELVEKDLLEMRDKFIKRLANLEN, translated from the coding sequence ATGAAAAAGAAAAAATATTCAATTTCAGAATTGGCCTCAGAATTGGAAATCAGCCCTTCATCCATAAGATTTTATGAAGAAAAAGGAATTATAAGTCCTGAAAGAACAAAAGGAAATCAAAGGATTTATTCCTTAAAGGACAGGGCAAGACTTAAGCTTGTGTTAAGAGGCAAAAGGTTTGGATTTTCACTTTCTGAAATTTCAGAGATGATAGGTTTTGCAGATTCAGAGCCTGAAGAAAAAAAGCAGATTCAACGCTCTCTGGAATATGCTGAAAAAAAATTAAAAGAGATTAGCCAAAGAAAAGATGAACTTGAGCTGGTTGAAAAAGATCTTTTGGAAATGAGGGATAAGTTTATAAAAAGACTGGCAAACTTAGAAAATTAA
- the groL gene encoding chaperonin GroEL (60 kDa chaperone family; promotes refolding of misfolded polypeptides especially under stressful conditions; forms two stacked rings of heptamers to form a barrel-shaped 14mer; ends can be capped by GroES; misfolded proteins enter the barrel where they are refolded when GroES binds), with protein MAAKEILYSEEARTKMLDGVQKLADAVAVTLGPKGRNVVIEKAWGSPTITKDGVTVAKEIDLEDKFENMGAQMVKEVSSKTSDMAGDGTTTATVLARAIYEEGRKLVVAGNNPMSIKRGIDKAVAVVVSELEKLKTDTRDRKEIAQVGTISANNDETIGNIIADAMEKVGKEGVITVEEGKSMDTYLDVVEGMQFDRGYLSPYFVTDSEKMVVEVSDPLILLSENKVASMKDLIPVLESVAKMGKPLLIIAEDIEGEALATLVVNRLRGTLNVSAVKAPGFGDRRKAMLQDIAVLTGGQVVSDDMGLKLENVQISDLGQAKSITIDKDNTTIVGGGGARSELEARVKQLKAEIEDTSSDYDREKLQERLAKLVGGVAVINVGAATETEMKEKKARVEDALNATRAAVEEGIVAGGGVALIRCLKAIEELQIDDEEEKAGVKVILQAIQAPLKKIADNAGVEGSVVVEKVKENSGNYGYNAAKGVYEDLIEAGVIDPKKVVRFAIQNAASVASLMLTTEAMIAEIPEENPGGGMGAGGMGGMGGMGGMM; from the coding sequence ATGGCAGCAAAAGAAATTCTATATAGTGAAGAAGCACGTACAAAAATGCTTGACGGTGTTCAAAAACTTGCAGATGCAGTTGCAGTAACACTAGGACCTAAAGGAAGAAATGTAGTAATTGAAAAAGCCTGGGGTTCACCAACAATTACAAAAGACGGTGTTACAGTTGCAAAGGAAATTGATTTAGAAGATAAGTTCGAAAATATGGGAGCCCAGATGGTAAAAGAGGTTTCCAGCAAAACAAGCGACATGGCAGGTGACGGTACAACTACTGCTACAGTTCTTGCAAGAGCAATTTACGAAGAAGGAAGAAAGCTTGTTGTTGCAGGTAACAATCCAATGTCTATTAAAAGAGGGATTGACAAAGCTGTTGCAGTTGTTGTTTCAGAACTTGAAAAACTTAAAACCGACACAAGAGATAGAAAAGAAATTGCTCAGGTGGGTACAATTTCAGCAAATAATGACGAAACCATTGGAAATATCATTGCAGACGCAATGGAAAAAGTAGGAAAAGAAGGCGTTATTACAGTTGAAGAAGGCAAGTCAATGGATACCTATCTTGACGTTGTTGAAGGTATGCAGTTTGACAGAGGTTATCTTTCTCCGTACTTTGTAACAGATTCTGAAAAAATGGTAGTTGAAGTTTCAGATCCTCTTATTCTTTTAAGTGAAAATAAAGTTGCTTCAATGAAAGACCTTATCCCTGTTCTTGAAAGTGTTGCAAAAATGGGTAAGCCTCTTTTAATAATTGCAGAAGATATTGAAGGCGAAGCTCTTGCAACTCTTGTTGTAAACAGACTTAGAGGCACACTTAATGTATCAGCCGTAAAAGCTCCTGGTTTTGGTGACAGAAGAAAAGCAATGCTTCAGGATATTGCTGTTCTTACAGGTGGACAGGTTGTTTCAGATGATATGGGACTTAAGCTTGAAAATGTTCAGATTTCAGATCTTGGTCAGGCAAAAAGCATAACAATTGACAAAGACAATACTACAATTGTTGGCGGAGGCGGTGCAAGAAGTGAGCTTGAAGCAAGAGTTAAGCAGCTTAAAGCTGAAATAGAAGATACTTCTTCAGATTATGACAGAGAAAAACTTCAGGAGCGTCTTGCAAAGCTTGTAGGCGGTGTTGCAGTTATTAACGTAGGTGCAGCTACAGAAACTGAAATGAAGGAAAAGAAAGCAAGAGTTGAAGATGCTCTTAATGCTACACGTGCAGCAGTTGAAGAAGGTATAGTTGCTGGAGGTGGAGTTGCTCTTATCAGATGTCTTAAAGCAATTGAAGAGCTTCAAATTGATGATGAAGAAGAAAAAGCAGGAGTTAAGGTAATTCTTCAGGCAATTCAGGCTCCTTTGAAAAAAATTGCTGACAACGCAGGTGTTGAAGGTTCTGTTGTAGTAGAAAAAGTTAAAGAAAATTCAGGTAACTATGGTTATAACGCAGCAAAAGGTGTATACGAAGACCTTATTGAAGCCGGAGTAATCGATCCTAAAAAAGTTGTAAGATTTGCAATCCAGAATGCTGCATCAGTAGCATCTCTAATGCTTACAACTGAAGCAATGATTGCTGAAATTCCTGAAGAAAATCCAGGCGGCGGAATGGGTGCAGGAGGAATGGGCGGTATGGGAGGAATGGGCGGAATGATGTAG
- the alaS gene encoding alanine--tRNA ligase, protein MISSKEIRRKFVEYFEKHNHKNIRSSSLVPSDDPTLLFINAGMVQFKRVFMGEDKRDYSRAVTYQKCVRAGGKHNDLENVGYTARHHTFFEMLGNFSFGDYFKEDAIKFAWELLTEGYKLPKEKLLISIYEDDDEAFEIWNEIIGIPKDKIHRMGEEDNFWAMGDTGPCGPCSEIHIDRGLEYGCGSPDCKLGCECDRFLELWNLVFMQFNKDESGALTPLPKPSIDTGMGLERIASVMQETKTNYETDLFIPIIKKVEELSGKKIGQSEPVDIAMKVIADHSRAACFLIGDGVLPSNEGRGYVLRRIMRRAIRYGRQLGLHKPFLNETSKVVLEMMNDVFTELRDSGSFIMNVIENEEKRFSETLDFGLKHLDEAVAELEKNNKSEVPGDLIFKLYDTYGFPPDIVKDILKDKNYSLDMEGFESCMEKQRQMSKKDVLFTSAIDAYKELASQGFKTEFEGYFCTESNSELVKIVKEGKETDSASKGETIDMVFKNTPFYAQAGGQAGDSGIVRKQGFKGEVFDTINDPSGIRVHKVRVVEGEIKKGESVSLLVDPEKRKNTARNHTATHLLHSALKNILGDHVKQAGSLVSHDRLRFDFAHFSPVSPGEIEKIEQWVNSKIIENYEVSVNEMSMNEAINSGATALFEEKYGERVRVVSLDDVSMELCGGIHTLRSGDIGLFKILSETGIAAGVRRMEALTGQKALFYVQERERQLAEAASLLKERPESLVSKLERHLKHSKEVEKEVEKLKTKLAESKSGNFEEEIKVINGIKVLSKEVEADNQGSLRDLADKLKNKIKSGIILLGAKSGGKVMLTAGVTKDLTNKFNAGKLVKECAAIVGGGGGGRPDMAQAGGSDPSKLEDALSLIYELVEKNN, encoded by the coding sequence ATGATAAGTTCAAAAGAAATAAGAAGAAAGTTTGTTGAATATTTTGAAAAACATAACCATAAGAATATAAGAAGTTCTTCTCTTGTTCCTTCTGATGATCCCACTCTTTTGTTTATAAATGCCGGGATGGTCCAGTTCAAAAGAGTGTTCATGGGCGAAGACAAAAGAGATTATTCAAGGGCAGTAACTTACCAAAAATGTGTTCGTGCGGGAGGAAAGCACAATGATCTTGAAAATGTGGGTTATACTGCAAGGCATCACACTTTCTTTGAAATGCTTGGGAATTTTTCCTTTGGGGATTATTTTAAGGAAGATGCAATAAAATTTGCCTGGGAGCTTTTAACAGAGGGGTATAAACTTCCAAAGGAAAAGCTTCTTATTTCAATTTACGAAGATGATGATGAAGCTTTTGAGATCTGGAATGAAATTATTGGCATTCCAAAGGATAAAATCCATAGAATGGGCGAAGAGGATAATTTCTGGGCAATGGGCGATACAGGCCCTTGCGGTCCTTGTTCTGAAATTCATATAGATAGAGGTTTAGAGTATGGATGCGGCTCTCCTGATTGCAAACTTGGATGTGAATGTGATAGATTTCTTGAACTTTGGAATCTTGTTTTCATGCAGTTTAATAAAGACGAGTCCGGTGCTCTTACTCCTCTGCCAAAACCAAGCATTGATACAGGGATGGGCCTTGAAAGAATAGCTTCTGTAATGCAGGAAACAAAAACAAATTATGAAACAGATCTTTTTATTCCCATAATAAAAAAAGTTGAAGAGTTATCAGGCAAAAAAATAGGGCAGTCAGAACCTGTGGATATTGCAATGAAAGTAATTGCTGATCATAGCAGGGCGGCTTGTTTTCTTATTGGTGACGGAGTTCTTCCATCAAACGAGGGAAGAGGATATGTTTTAAGAAGAATAATGAGAAGAGCCATAAGATATGGAAGACAGCTGGGACTTCACAAGCCTTTTTTGAATGAAACTTCAAAGGTTGTTTTGGAAATGATGAATGATGTTTTTACTGAGCTTAGGGATTCAGGCAGCTTTATTATGAATGTGATTGAAAACGAGGAAAAAAGATTTTCGGAAACCCTTGATTTTGGATTGAAACATCTTGATGAAGCAGTGGCTGAGCTTGAAAAAAACAACAAATCAGAAGTTCCTGGTGATCTTATTTTCAAACTTTACGACACCTATGGATTTCCCCCTGATATAGTCAAGGATATTTTAAAAGATAAAAATTATAGCCTTGATATGGAAGGTTTTGAATCCTGTATGGAAAAGCAAAGGCAGATGTCAAAAAAAGATGTCTTATTTACTTCTGCAATAGATGCTTACAAAGAGCTGGCATCCCAGGGTTTTAAAACTGAATTTGAAGGATATTTTTGTACTGAGTCAAATTCAGAACTTGTAAAGATTGTAAAAGAAGGAAAGGAAACAGACTCAGCTTCAAAAGGTGAAACCATTGACATGGTTTTTAAAAATACCCCGTTTTATGCCCAGGCTGGAGGTCAGGCAGGAGACAGTGGAATTGTAAGAAAACAAGGATTTAAAGGAGAAGTTTTTGATACAATAAACGATCCTTCAGGAATAAGAGTTCACAAGGTCAGGGTGGTTGAGGGTGAAATAAAAAAAGGGGAATCAGTTTCTCTTTTGGTTGACCCAGAAAAAAGAAAAAACACAGCAAGAAACCATACAGCAACTCATCTTCTTCATTCCGCTCTTAAAAATATTTTGGGTGATCATGTAAAACAGGCTGGTTCTCTTGTTTCCCATGACAGGTTAAGGTTTGACTTTGCTCATTTTTCTCCTGTGAGCCCAGGTGAAATTGAAAAAATTGAACAATGGGTAAATTCTAAAATAATAGAAAACTATGAAGTTTCAGTAAATGAGATGTCAATGAATGAGGCTATTAATTCTGGTGCAACAGCTCTTTTTGAAGAAAAATACGGGGAAAGAGTAAGGGTTGTTTCTTTAGATGATGTTAGCATGGAGCTTTGCGGAGGAATTCATACATTAAGATCCGGTGATATTGGTCTTTTTAAAATTTTGTCTGAAACCGGGATTGCTGCCGGAGTAAGAAGAATGGAAGCTCTTACAGGCCAAAAAGCTTTGTTCTATGTTCAGGAGCGTGAAAGACAGCTTGCTGAAGCAGCATCTTTGCTAAAGGAAAGACCTGAAAGTCTTGTTTCAAAGCTTGAAAGGCATTTAAAACATTCAAAAGAAGTTGAAAAAGAAGTTGAAAAGCTAAAGACAAAACTTGCCGAATCAAAATCAGGTAATTTTGAAGAGGAAATAAAAGTTATAAATGGAATAAAAGTTCTTTCAAAGGAAGTGGAAGCAGACAATCAGGGTTCTTTAAGAGATCTTGCAGACAAGCTTAAAAATAAAATTAAATCAGGTATAATTCTTCTTGGTGCAAAATCAGGAGGAAAAGTTATGCTTACAGCAGGAGTTACCAAAGATCTCACTAATAAATTTAATGCAGGTAAATTAGTAAAAGAATGTGCAGCCATTGTGGGTGGAGGCGGTGGAGGAAGGCCTGATATGGCTCAGGCTGGAGGTAGTGATCCTTCAAAGCTTGAAGATGCTTTAAGCCTTATTTATGAACTTGTTGAAAAAAACAATTAA
- the recA gene encoding recombinase RecA, which produces MSVSDKAKAIDSAMGQIERQFGKGSIMKLGSREVIEVPVISTGSVALDKSLGVGGIPKGRITEIYGAESSGKTTLALHAIAEAQKKGGVAAFIDAEHALDTAYAKRLGVNCDELLVSQPDTGEQALEIAEMLVRSGAVDILVIDSVAALVPRAEIEGEMGDSHMGLQARLMSQALRKLTATISKTNTALIFINQIRMKIGVVFGNPETTTGGNALKFYSSVRLEIRRSTPIKDGQEITGNRTRVKIVKNKLAPPFKEAEFDLMYGEGISKTGEIIDIGVELELVEKSGAWYSYNSNRIGQGRENVKKYLIENPEVYNQMFEAVRTKMGLSIEKEKTPEKEEPAKTKKQ; this is translated from the coding sequence ATGTCAGTATCTGACAAGGCAAAAGCCATAGACTCTGCAATGGGGCAAATTGAGCGGCAGTTTGGTAAAGGTTCAATTATGAAGCTTGGCAGCCGTGAGGTTATAGAAGTCCCTGTGATTTCAACTGGTTCTGTTGCTTTAGATAAAAGTCTTGGAGTAGGCGGAATTCCCAAGGGAAGAATTACAGAAATTTATGGTGCTGAATCTTCAGGTAAAACAACCCTGGCTCTTCATGCCATAGCAGAAGCTCAGAAAAAAGGCGGAGTTGCCGCTTTTATTGATGCAGAGCATGCTCTTGATACTGCATACGCAAAAAGGCTTGGAGTAAATTGTGACGAGCTTCTTGTTTCCCAGCCCGATACAGGAGAGCAAGCCCTTGAAATAGCTGAAATGCTTGTAAGAAGCGGGGCAGTTGATATTTTAGTAATAGATTCTGTTGCAGCCCTTGTCCCCCGGGCTGAAATTGAAGGGGAAATGGGTGATTCACATATGGGGCTTCAAGCAAGACTTATGTCCCAGGCTTTAAGAAAACTTACAGCAACCATAAGCAAAACAAATACAGCACTTATTTTTATAAATCAGATAAGAATGAAAATTGGAGTTGTTTTTGGAAACCCTGAAACAACAACAGGTGGAAATGCTCTTAAGTTTTACTCTTCAGTAAGATTGGAAATAAGAAGATCAACTCCAATTAAGGACGGTCAGGAAATTACAGGAAATAGAACAAGAGTCAAAATAGTAAAAAACAAACTTGCACCTCCTTTTAAAGAAGCAGAATTTGATCTTATGTATGGAGAGGGAATTTCAAAAACAGGTGAAATTATTGATATAGGGGTTGAACTTGAATTAGTTGAAAAAAGCGGAGCCTGGTATTCCTACAATTCAAACCGCATAGGTCAGGGACGTGAAAATGTTAAGAAATATCTTATTGAAAACCCTGAAGTTTACAATCAAATGTTTGAAGCAGTAAGGACAAAAATGGGCCTTTCAATTGAAAAGGAAAAGACTCCTGAAAAGGAAGAACCGGCTAAAACTAAAAAACAGTAA
- the mnmH gene encoding tRNA 2-selenouridine(34) synthase MnmH, translating to MTLNSLKPDEFIKKSENKLIIDVRSPIEYSKGHIPNSINIPLFSNEERKDIGTIYKTTGKKEAVLKGLLYVQPKLYSFVSQIYELTSKDQDQEIFVYCHRGGLRSESFGWLLHTSSFKVTRLDSGYKGFRKFVLDTLGKKMKFILLNGKTGTGKTKILAELAKKGEQVLDLEKLACHKGSAFGDLGQKKQPSPQQFENNIFYKIINFNFEMPIWVENESPGIGNLFIPLEIRNNMKNAPLINIELPAKERINRIKKEYGQFNQAFLEERIKKVQKKLGPENLKKAIFHLYNNEIEETIKILLTYYDKGYSYYMKKIDYHENNSTINLEKDDPLKNAEIILNFYSCKTSIIGSSH from the coding sequence ATGACATTGAATTCTTTAAAACCAGATGAGTTTATCAAAAAGTCTGAAAATAAACTCATAATAGATGTTAGATCTCCCATAGAATATTCCAAAGGACATATCCCAAACTCAATAAATATTCCTCTTTTTTCCAATGAAGAAAGAAAAGATATTGGAACAATATACAAAACTACAGGAAAAAAAGAAGCTGTATTAAAAGGGCTTTTATATGTTCAGCCAAAGCTTTATTCCTTTGTCAGTCAAATTTATGAACTTACTTCAAAAGACCAGGACCAAGAAATTTTTGTTTATTGTCATAGAGGAGGGCTAAGAAGCGAATCTTTTGGGTGGCTGCTTCATACATCAAGCTTTAAGGTTACAAGACTTGACTCTGGTTATAAGGGTTTTCGTAAGTTTGTCCTTGATACCCTTGGTAAAAAAATGAAGTTTATTCTTCTCAACGGAAAAACAGGCACTGGAAAAACAAAAATTTTGGCAGAACTTGCAAAAAAAGGAGAACAGGTTCTTGATCTGGAAAAACTTGCCTGCCACAAAGGATCTGCTTTTGGTGATTTAGGCCAAAAAAAGCAACCTTCACCCCAGCAGTTTGAAAATAATATTTTTTATAAAATTATTAATTTTAATTTTGAAATGCCTATATGGGTTGAAAATGAAAGTCCTGGAATAGGTAATCTTTTTATTCCATTGGAGATAAGAAACAATATGAAAAATGCTCCTTTGATAAATATTGAACTTCCAGCAAAAGAGCGAATAAACAGAATTAAAAAGGAATATGGACAATTTAACCAGGCCTTTTTAGAAGAAAGAATAAAAAAAGTTCAAAAAAAACTTGGCCCTGAAAATTTAAAAAAAGCTATTTTTCATCTTTATAACAATGAAATTGAGGAAACCATAAAAATACTTTTAACTTATTATGACAAGGGTTACTCCTACTATATGAAAAAAATTGATTACCATGAAAACAATTCAACAATAAATCTTGAAAAAGACGATCCCCTTAAAAACGCTGAAATTATTTTAAACTTTTATTCATGTAAAACTTCTATAATAGGAAGCTCCCATTGA
- the thpR gene encoding RNA 2',3'-cyclic phosphodiesterase yields MGKQIRTFIAAKIPPEECEKIKNLQGLLGNELKSIKWVKPENIHLTLRFLGNINELSKSEIIENLDSALEGFLALNMGFSGFGVFPDKKRPRVLWTGLEGDLSPLSLMTVKIRENLEHHGFQKDKEHFHPHITIGRFKKNKEVKNLFDVLDKYNSLLRGFFVIDEIVFYKSELFSYGAKYSVLFIKKLKK; encoded by the coding sequence ATGGGAAAACAGATCAGAACTTTTATAGCTGCAAAAATTCCACCCGAGGAATGTGAAAAAATAAAAAATCTTCAAGGGCTTTTAGGAAACGAGCTCAAAAGTATAAAATGGGTGAAACCTGAAAATATACATTTGACGCTGAGGTTTTTGGGAAATATTAATGAGTTGTCAAAATCTGAAATTATTGAAAATCTTGATAGTGCTTTAGAAGGTTTTCTGGCATTAAATATGGGTTTTTCAGGTTTTGGGGTTTTTCCTGATAAAAAAAGGCCAAGAGTTTTGTGGACAGGCCTTGAGGGAGATTTATCCCCTTTATCTTTAATGACTGTAAAAATAAGAGAAAATCTTGAACACCATGGTTTTCAAAAAGATAAGGAGCATTTTCATCCCCATATAACAATTGGAAGGTTTAAGAAAAACAAGGAGGTAAAAAATCTTTTTGATGTTCTTGATAAATACAATTCTTTATTAAGAGGTTTTTTTGTTATAGATGAAATAGTGTTTTATAAAAGTGAGCTTTTCTCTTATGGAGCAAAGTATTCAGTTTTATTTATAAAAAAACTTAAAAAATAA
- a CDS encoding phosphatidylglycerophosphatase A, with protein MKLDQDKIILFFALGGYSGKSPVSPGTIGSFCSIPLIIAVSFIPESFTGIFLTFFILFSVYVSDKASVILKNEDPKEVVIDEFAGFMVAMSGIGISFFSLGCGFLLFRFFDILKPWPIKKAETVFKGGSGIVFDDLIAGVFANIILRLII; from the coding sequence ATGAAACTTGACCAGGATAAAATTATTCTTTTTTTTGCCTTGGGTGGATACTCGGGTAAATCTCCTGTTTCTCCGGGAACAATAGGCAGTTTTTGTTCAATTCCCCTTATAATTGCTGTTTCTTTTATTCCTGAGAGTTTTACAGGGATTTTTCTTACATTTTTTATTTTGTTTTCTGTATATGTTTCAGATAAAGCATCAGTTATTTTAAAAAATGAAGATCCAAAAGAAGTTGTTATTGATGAATTTGCAGGATTTATGGTCGCAATGTCTGGGATTGGTATTAGCTTTTTTTCTTTGGGTTGTGGTTTTTTGCTGTTTAGATTTTTTGATATATTAAAACCATGGCCGATTAAAAAAGCTGAAACAGTTTTTAAAGGAGGAAGCGGGATTGTTTTTGATGATCTAATTGCAGGCGTTTTTGCAAATATAATCTTGAGATTGATTATATAA